The DNA segment GATCCCCTCGCCCTGCCGCGCCGCGGTGACGCCGATGGTGGCGATGTGCGCCTCCTCCGGGTAGGCGATGAGGCCGGCGTAGCCGACCACGTCGTCGGCGTCGACGGCGACCAGGTACCAGCGGGTGTCGGTCAGCCCCAGCTCCTCCAGGTACATCGACCGGGTCCAGGTGTCGGGGGCGAAGAGCTCCTCCTCCAGCCGCATCACCGCGCGGAGGTCGTCCCGGGTCATCGGCCGCAGCGTCACCGTCACCGGCTCACCGCCTTGCGGGCGGCCGGGGGGACGGCGTCCGGACGGCGCAGGTACAGCGGCTCCAGCGGGGCCGGCGGGCGGTCGAACAGCGGTGCGGCGGCGCGCAGCAGCCCCGCCGTCGTCACCTCGGTCGGGGTGACCGGGCGGCCGAGCCGCTCGGCGAACCGGTCGTCGCCCACCACCGGCTCGGTCACCGGGGCCTCCTCGGGCCGGTCGACGCCCGGTCCGGCGACCCGCTGCCCGTCGGCGTCGTAGACCGCCCAGTGGACCTCCTTGCGCCGGGCGTCGGTGACGACCGAGCGGGCGCCGTCGCCGACCGCGTCCAGCGAGCAGACCCCGTAGACCGGTCCGACGACGTCCCCGAGGGCGGCGGCGGTCACGATCCCCACCCGCAGCCCGGTGAACGGGCCGGGGCCCAGCCCGACGACCAGGGCACCGAGGTCGCGCACCCGCAGCCCGGCCTCCGCCAGCACCTCGCGGACCGCCGGGGTGAGCAGCTCGGCGTGCCGGTTGCCCGAGGGCAGCGCGCGCTCGGCGAGCACCCGCACCGACCGCTGCGCCGGGAGCACCAGCGCGCCGTCGACGGTGCGCGAGGTCACCTCGGCCACGCCGG comes from the Modestobacter italicus genome and includes:
- the tsaB gene encoding tRNA (adenosine(37)-N6)-threonylcarbamoyltransferase complex dimerization subunit type 1 TsaB, whose protein sequence is MLVLALDTATPTLVAGVAEVTSRTVDGALVLPAQRSVRVLAERALPSGNRHAELLTPAVREVLAEAGLRVRDLGALVVGLGPGPFTGLRVGIVTAAALGDVVGPVYGVCSLDAVGDGARSVVTDARRKEVHWAVYDADGQRVAGPGVDRPEEAPVTEPVVGDDRFAERLGRPVTPTEVTTAGLLRAAAPLFDRPPAPLEPLYLRRPDAVPPAARKAVSR
- the rimI gene encoding ribosomal protein S18-alanine N-acetyltransferase, encoding MTRDDLRAVMRLEEELFAPDTWTRSMYLEELGLTDTRWYLVAVDADDVVGYAGLIAYPEEAHIATIGVTAARQGEGIGGTLLDALLAEADRRSPVVLLEVRATDEATQGLYRRRGFQPIGVRPRYYPLSGEDAVVMRRELLR